A portion of the Carya illinoinensis cultivar Pawnee chromosome 11, C.illinoinensisPawnee_v1, whole genome shotgun sequence genome contains these proteins:
- the LOC122282574 gene encoding E3 ubiquitin-protein ligase At1g63170-like: MNTRYFFPPDSLCNLGSAASYSSNPSAGRDRMSVGTRHRPVRALPSSFLGRIAMRISRARWFSFLRRVFHYQNGSRSDLGSNPFNSGTWMLMEFIALVVQISTTTFTLAISKSEMPVWPMRIWIVGYDIGCMLSLLLLYGHYRHLHLTHEDGFSLSEMEQQGGSEESRISHLMNRCRTSLELFFAILFVMGNVWVFDSRVGSFHRAPKLQALCISLLAWNAICYSFPFLLFVLLCCCVPLISSLVGYNMNAGSSDRGASDDQLSQLPSWRYKEVDTKFDLGNDADSNSDHANEDPECCICLAKYKDKEELRQLPCSHMFHLKCVDQWLQIISCCPLCKQELER, translated from the exons ATGAATACTCGGTACTTCTTTCCACCGGACTCCTTGTGCAACTTAGGAAGTGCGGCTTcatattcatcaaatccttcaGCAGGACGAGATCGTATGTCTGTCGGCACTCGACACAGGCCTGTTCGTGCCCTACCTTCTTCGTTTTTGGGAAGGATAGCGATGAGGATCTCCAGAGCAAGGTGGTTCTCCTTCTTAAGAAGAGTATTCCACTACCAGAATGGATCAAGATCTGATCTTGGTTCTAATCCTTTCAATTCTGGCACTTGGATGTTGATGGAGTTTATAGCTTTGGTTGTTCAAATAAGCACCACGACATTTACTCTAGCCATTTCCAAGAGTGAGATGCCTGTTTGGCCTATGAGAATATGGATTGTTGGCTATGATATTGGCTGTATGCTTAGTCTGCTGCTGCTCTACGGGCACTACCGGCATCTTCATCTGACTCATGAAGATGGTTTCAGCCTTTCTGAAATGGAACAGCAGGGGGGCAGCGAAGAATCCAG GATCTCACATTTAATGAACAGATGCCGGACTTCACTTGAACTGTTCTTTGCGATTTTATTTGTGATGGGTAATGTTTGGGTTTTTGACTCTCGTGTTGGCTCCTTCCATCGAGCCCCAAAGCTCCAAGCGCTCTGTATCTCCCTGCTGGCTTGGAATGCTATTTGCTACTCTTTTCCATTCCTACTATTTGTGCTGCTATGCTGTTGTGTACCACTCATTAGCAGCCTCGTCGGATACAATATGAATGCCGGGTCCTCTGATAGAGGAGCATCTGATGATCAACTTTCCCAGCTTCCCAGTTGGAGATATAAGGAAGTTGACACCAAGTTTGATCTTGGCAATGATGCCGACAGCAATTCGGATCATGCAAATGAAGATCCA GAATGCTGTATTTGCCTAGCTAAATATAAGGACAAGGAAGAATTGAGGCAGTTACCTTGTTCCCACATGTTTCACCTCAAGTGTGTAGATCAATGGCTTCAAATTATATCTTGCTGTCCTCTTTGTAAACAAGAGCTTGAGAGGTAG
- the LOC122281433 gene encoding uncharacterized protein LOC122281433 isoform X3, whose amino-acid sequence MLTANIFATSNQFPLVKREGQCRGHTKLTGSNQVKTFFVPFQEFSGKTRTLEIVRAGPPGLGAQILPIDRRGPTIHSTRTQSASLLCHSSLNARCGAEQTQTVTREAPTITHVPDHG is encoded by the exons ATGTTGACCGCAAATATTTTCGCCACCTCGAATCAATTTCCACTAG TGAAAAGAGAGGGTCAATGCAGGGGGCATACTAAGCTTACTGGATCTAATCAAGTGAAGACTTTTTTTGTTCCATTTCAAGAGTTCAGTGGAAAAACGCGAACACTTGAAATTGTAAGAGCAGGACCGCCAGGGCTTGGTGCACAAATTTTGCCTATTGATAGAAGAGGACCTACTATTCATTCAACTCGAACACAGTCTGCTTCCTTACTATGCCATTCCTCGTTG AATGCAAGATGTGGTGCAGAGCAAACTCAAACTGTGACACGTGAGGCGCCAACTATCACTCACGTTCCTG
- the LOC122282575 gene encoding farnesyl pyrophosphate synthase-like: MSDFRLSFLEVYSVLKAELVHDPAFDFTDDSRLWVERMLDYNVPGGKLNRGLSVIDSYKLLKEGKELTNDEIFLACALGWCIEWLQAYFLVLDDIMDNSVTRRGQPCWFRLPKVGMIAVNDGILLRNHIPRILKKHFREETYYVDLLDLFNEVEFQTASGQMIDLITTLVGEKDLSKYSLSLHQRIVQYKTAYYSFYLPVACALLMAGENLENHINVKNILIEMGNYFQVQDDYLDCYGAPEVIGKIGTDIEDFKCSWLVVKALERSNEEQLKILYENYGKADEACVAKVKELYKVLDLEGVFVEYESKSYEKLVKSIEAHPSKAVQAVLKSFLAKIYKRQK, translated from the exons ATGAGCGATTTCAGGTTGAGTTTCTTGGAAGTGTACTCGGTGTTGAAGGCTGAGCTCGTCCACGACCCAGCTTTTGATTTCACCGACGATTCTCGCCTATGGGTCGAGCGG ATGCTTGACTACAACGTACCAGGAG GAAAGCTGAACCGAGGACTATCTGTCATTGACAGCTACAAATTACTGAAAGAAGGAAAGGAACTAACAAATGATGAGATTTTTCTTGCGTGTGCGCTAGGTTGGTGCATTGAATGG CTTCAAGCATATTTTCTTGTTCTTGATGATATCATGGACAATTCTGTTACTCGCCGTGGCCAACCATGTTGGTTTAGGCTACCTAAG GTTGGTATGATTGCGGTAAATGATGGCATTCTTCTCCGTAACCACATTCCACGAATTCTCAAAAAGCATTTTAGAGAAGAGACTTATTATGTGGATCTGTTGGACTTATTTAATGAG GTGGAATTCCAAACCGCTTCAGGGCAAATGATAGATTTGATTACTACACTTGTAGGAGAGAAAGATCTGTCTAAGTACTCACTCTCTCT CCACCAACGCATTGTTCAGTACAAAACCGCTTATTATTCATTCTACCTTCCG GTTGCCTGTGCATTGCTTATGGCTGgtgaaaatcttgaaaatcatATCAATGTGAAGAACATTCTTATAGAAATGGGGAACTATTTTCAAGTACAG GATGATTATCTTGACTGCTATGGTGCTCCTGAAGTGATTGGTAAG ATTGGAACAGatattgaagattttaaatGCTCTTGGCTGGTTGTGAAAGCACTAGAACGCTCTAATGAAGAACAgctgaaaatattatat GAGAACTACGGGAAAGCAGATGAAGCTTGTGTTGCAAAAGTGAAAGAGCTATATAAGGTTCTTGATCTTGAG GGTGTCTTTGTGGAGTATGAGAGTAAGAGTTATGAGAAGCTTGTAAAATCCATAGAAGCTCATCCAAGTAAAGCAGTACAGGCAGTGTTAAAATCATTCTTGGCAAAGATTTACAAGAGACAGAAGTAG